One stretch of Sardina pilchardus chromosome 17, fSarPil1.1, whole genome shotgun sequence DNA includes these proteins:
- the nopchap1 gene encoding uncharacterized protein C12orf45 homolog, which translates to MEETAKMKQSTTSQELLSCGSGAAIHEKLLLKSKVPNGGGPSSLQTTRLPRSSVLDRLQSFLPQIAQANESLKQQMESNPAGHFDIENTDDTEKVIEMDVALVELDDSDSDAESSEADSSEDSSASEEEEEKLKLPGDCKRKRRANIEVLEKDGV; encoded by the exons ATGGAAGAGACAGCAAAAATGAAGCAAAGCACTACTTCACAAGAATTACTTTCATGTGGCAGTGGAGCAG CTATCCATGAAAAACTCCTGTTGAAATCCAAAGTACCTAACGGTGGTGGGCCGTCCTCTCTGCAGACCACCAGACTTCCCAGAAGTAGCG tgttGGACAGACTCCAGAGTTTCCTACCACAGATTGCTCAGGCTAACGAGTCCTTGAAACAGCAGATGGAATCAAATCCTGCGGGTCACTTTGACATAGAAAACACTGACGATACTGAAAAAGTAATTGAAATG GATGTAGCACTTGTTGAACTGGATGACTCGGACAGCGATGCTGAATCATCGGAGGCTGACAGCTCTGAGGACTCTTCGGCCagcgaagaggaagaggagaagctCAAACTACCCGGAGACtgcaagagaaaaagaagagccAACATTGAGGTTCTCGAGAAAGATGGAGTGTAG